ATGGGAAATAGTTGGTTGGTAAGGGTAATTTAGGttgataatttctaaaaataattgtaaatGTAAAGGGTTGCCAATCAAGGCAAATGATAATTGGTAACTCAATAGAAAAATCACTGAATTACAATAATAAACTCAAATGGGGTTGATATTTAAAACTAGTCAGTTGAACAAAAGTTGATATATCACATTAATTTATATTCTGAATTTCATATAAGAGTTACTAAATTAGAAGCGTCGGTaagttataaaataaaaattgaaaatgagtagAAACTAGTATTTGGCAAGCgaaaaaaaagtcatattaTCATAAAAGTTTTATAAGTTACTAGTAAGTTATCTTAAAAAAAGGTCACCAATCAtttctttcataaattttgtctATAGAGCACAACATGTCCAATTGAAAATTTACGGGGAGGATTGATTTGTGGTCATCCTAGCCTCGGTACCTAAATGGGCGGTTGGTTTATGCACACACTCGAGTCTAAATTTGTTATTGATGTATACACCTACCGGTTCGGACCTCGCCGGTTAGCGGCGGCTGGGCCCAACTCAGGCAAGCATTATGTTCCTGTTATAGAGATTTTATTCATAGGACTATGCATGGTGGTGCAGATCAGAACTAGGCGAACTAGCAAGCTGAAGTGACAGAAAGAGAATACAATCCCTCTGATCTTCAATCACAAAGCAGCAACGAGCTTACCATTTCCGTCGCAGTCGGTGCAAATCATGCTCTTCGGTTTCGTGCGCCCGTCGCCCTTGGCAGCCTGGATGGgcaaaattcaaagaaacaTCGAGTTTAACCCAAGCGGGAGGATGAGCAAAAGAAGCACGATGCGTACTGCTGAATTACGCTGGAGCAGACAAAGATTGAACGGAGTAGAGAGCCGGTCTGCATCGAAGTTATAATGATGTCTTCACCTGAGCTTTCACCAGTCGAAACGTGGTAGTTGGAGGATGACGATGGGTGGTGCCGGGGTCTCCTGGACGAATTCCGTGTGCTGGGACAGGACTGGTCAGCTGATTCTCTGATCATGGAAGCAAATTCATGAGCTGTGAAGCAAAGCAAGctctcacagagagagagagagagagagagagagagagacctgatcTTGAGTTGGCATAgaatgaaggagaaggaggggaGCTCCAAGGTGCAGACGCCATGGAAGAGTTAAGGTGATGGTCTCTCGAAAGAAGCAGACGTAGAAGATaatatcttcttcctttttggccTCTTGGAAAAAATATCTTTTCAAACGATAGGGATTGCAAACGGGCCGGGCGGGCTAGGCGTAGAGGGGATCTTCGGCCCGACCTGAACAGATCGGGCTTGATTTTTAGGGTCTCGTGTGTAGGACGGCccgaaaaggagaaaaatgggGCTGGAGCGAAattattcggttcggttcgagctagtattcttcttttgttttctttaaaaaaatattatcagtttttttaataattaacaTAATTCTTTAGCCAAATTAACGCACAGCTACttaaaagtggaaaattcaTTAAgcgaaaaaaaggagaaaattttcAAGCCCATCTTTGGCGGAGCTTTGATATTTTATAGGGATAAATATGATTTTAGGGTAAAGAACGAGAATTTGAGAATCGACCTAATTGATTTAGTATTTCTAGattcaaaaattaggaaatctaAACCgataagtttttgtgttttttattattttatattttcgcAATATCTTATAGtattttatgattttcaattatgagtATGTAATATGAATCCATTTGTTTGAGTTTTCGTTTCCGATGATATCTAtaattaaaacttttattttgttaatatttcataatttttatgtatataACTATAAGTTGTGATTAATGAATTATAGCACATAGTGGTCATTAAAAATGATGATTCGCCACAATTGTTCAATTAAAAGTACATGTGGAACTCGAGTAAATCTTGTAACTAACGTTGAAATTCACGATAAAGTAGATTCTAGGTTTCTCAATATGTAAGATATGTTatgagttctaaatttttttgctcCGTTACGAGATAAAACCTAGACGGAATTTGAAACGTTTACCATTAATATTTCATCAACATGATCTACAAAGTCCATGAACAcatattagaaatttaattaaaaagattatTATACGGCATTTTTGTCATGTGAGAAGATGGCAAGATGTGCAAAATTTATCATCGCGTGCGGGAACAAAGAAGTCATGCGGTAATtttcttggtaatttttcctatgGAGGCACGAtctccgacccgacccgacccgacttgATTTTCCTCGAACGCCAGCCCGGCCCGTCCCTTTTGCATTTCGGGCCCCGACGGGCTCGGGCGGGCCGACAGGTCGCGAGTCGCCTCGGACGACGCATCGCGCTGTCCCAATTCGGATCACGAACCGAACTCGCCgcctccttcttcttccgcctcttcttcttcttccttcttcacttCGTCTCGTCTCGTAGCAGAGAGAATCTCTGCAAATTCATCCTCCACGACATCCTTTCCacctcctctctccttcctccgcagaagcagcagcagcatcagcAGCGCAAGAACCGTTACTCACttaggtactctctctctctctctctctcgcgctgTGCGTTTCGAACCCTAATCCGTCGCGCTCGAATCTCTCCCCGCACCGAAGTAACGGTCGAATTCTCGTGCGCGTTCGCGCTGCAGGCAGGCAATGGGAGAGACGAGGGACAACGATGCGTACGAGGAGGAGCTCCTCGATtacgaggaggaggaagacaaggCCATGGACTCCGCCTCCGCCAAGGTCAACGGCGAAGCCACCAAGAAGTGAGTGTACTTCTCTCCTTCTCCCGCCCTCCTTGCTTTCCTTCGCTCGAGGTTGTGGGTTTGGCGTTGGATCGGAACGGCGACGTTTTTGTGCGCGTAGAGTAGGGAGAGATGGGAACTCGAGGGTTTTGGAGCTCGCGTTTGCCGGTGAACGGCGTCGATTTCTTTGCGCGGAGAGCTTATTGTTGTTTCGATGTCGTGCGCAGGGGTTACGTCGGGATTCACAGCTCCGGTTTCAGAGACTTCCTTTTGAAGCCAGAGTTGCTTCGTGCTATTGTGGACTCCGGTTTCGAGCACCCATCCGAAGGCAAACTTCATACTCATTGAACTTCTTTTGATGTTTATGTATTGGTCGTCGACTGGATCGTTTAcgtgttgtgtgtgtgtgtgtgtgtctgtcTTTCTTTGTTCTATCAGTTCTATATATTTGGATAAGATATTGTGGAAGCAAAGAGCGGATGACGGCAGATGGACgtaaggaaaaggaaatctGGATGGGGATGAATGAAAAagtattctttttctttggatatCTTGATGTGTAAGAAAATTCTTAAGGGAAATCAAACTGTTTTCATGCTTCTTTCAAGTTTTGATCACTTTAGGAAGGCTTATGAACCTCTCGTAGCAGTTGTGATGGAAGATGATGTATATATCTATGGCTCTtgtcttcatctttttcacATCTTACGTAGTTTTCCCCTTTTGAGTTCTTCTGTATTCACCTGCCGAGCATATTAAGGAATTTGTTCTATTGTGGAtgtttcttctaaatttttctagtttttggaTGACTCTACTTCTGAAAGAAAATTGAGGCAATTAATTAACTTTTCCCTGGAGAAAAGATACCTTTGACTTGCATGATTGCCTAGCTTTAGCCCATGAATATTAGTTTTCCTGTGATTTTCCccttttaagtttttcttcAGAATTGgcatttctctctcctttgtgcCACTTTCAGTGTCTTATGCTTCTTTACATCTAAACTTTCAGGTAATATTCTAGCATCACAATCTTTCAGCGAAAAAGTTATGGTGGTAAACCTTTCAAGTGAAAGGAGCAGGAACATAATATTTACTTACCAAAGGTTCCTTCAATGCAACTTTCTTTGATTCATCAGTCCAACACGAATGCATTCCTCAAGCTATATTGGGCATGGATGTCATTTGCCAAGCAAAATCTGGGATGGGGAAAACAGctgtttttgttttgtcaactttGCAACAAATTGAAACGGTTGCTGGGCAAGTTGCTGCACTTGTTCTCTGTCACACGAGGGAGTTAGCCTATCAGGTACTTCTTAATTATCTTACCATGTCTTATCTCAATGAGGAAAAGAAGGTTGTTATTTTCATTCTCCTTTATGGATGATCTTGTTCTGTCAGTAGGTTTGTGGGGTTTTCCTCTATATTGCATTTGTAATCCTTTTGAGATAGTCATTCTTTGTTGTTGTCTAGATCTGTCACGAGTTTGAGAGGTTCAGTAAGTATTTGCCAGAGATCAAGATTGCAGTTTTTTATGGTGGCGTCAATGTCAGAATCCACAAGGAGCTGTTGAAGAATGAATGCCCCCATATTGTTGTTGGCACACCTGGCAGAATTTTGGCTCTGGCAAGGGACAAGGACCTTTCTTTAAAGAATGTTAGGCATTTCATCCTTGATGAGTGTGACAAGATGCTCGAATCTCTCGGTATGATGTTtcttagaaagaaaaagaaaacaagaagctCTGCCTTCTGATAGTAGTTAGTTGATGATTCTTCTTTCAAGCAGTAGGTTGCAGCTTAGTCATTGTGGACATTGTTTGTATCGTATGCAGACATGAGGAGAGATGTGCAGGAGATATTCAAGATGACGCCTCACGATAAGCAAGTCATGATGTTTTCAGCAACCCTCAGCAAAGAAATCCGCCCGGTTTGCCACAAGTTTATGCAAGATGTAATGTCTCATCACCATTATAACTTGAATTTGAAGTCTAACTTGATATTAGCGGCCTTTTTTACGGCTAGAGTAGATGTTTGCAGCATGGCAACTCCATGTTCCCCTGGGCAACTTGTGTGTGTGGCGCCGATCTGCTGTATCTTTAACTTCATCACGCGGAATATCCGGCTAGATGGGGGAAATTGGTGGAAGTTAAGATTGTCAACCATGAAGGGTGGGAATATTCCAGTGAAGCTTCTGTTTGCTTTTCTTTGTCGTTCTTGGCATCTTTGATGTTTTCTTCTGATGTTTTGGTCAGAGGATGGATTTAACGTGGGCATTTTACTCCTCCCCCGTTCCCTGGGTGAAGTGGTTGGATTATCTCACTgtctttttatctctttttttcctgGCTTTGGGtggggggtggtggtggttttgggggtttttggggggtgggggagggttgATGGTTGTGGTGATCGGTTGCTGGGGTCGTTAATTGAAACATGAATTTGTCAAGTACGACTTCAGCTTGTTGCGACAGTGGAGAGCTTGATAAGGAGCCAAATCAGATGCAACAGGGTCGCAATTCAATGGATGATGCATTGTTCAATTCGTAGTGGCTTCTCCTAGCTTGAGGAGGGCGCTTAATCTGATTGACTGAATTTGCTGACGTTTGTTCCTTTCAGCCTATGGAAATATATGTTGACGAGGCCAAGTTGACCCTTCACGGTCTTGTACAGGTATATATAGTTCGAGTTTTCTTGTGTAGCTCCTTTCTGTAAAGTTAAATATCCGGTGTTCTGACTGAAAATCACGCTGAATTGGCAGCACTACATCAAATTAAGTGAAGGGGAGAAAAATCGCAAGCTAAATGACCTTCTTGATGCATTGGACTTCAATCAAGTCGTAATCTTCGTCAAAAGTGTCAGCCGAGCTGCTGAGTTAAACAAGTTACTCGTGGATTGCAACTTTCCTTCTATATGCATCCATTCTGGCATGTCACAGGAGGAAAggttcatctctctctctctctctctgcccctgCACGTGCTTATATGTGCTTTTTGttgctagatttttttttttttttttgccaatctTATGAGTTTGCTCTTGATAGCCTTCTTCTATCAAGACTATTTTATAATGGATAATCATAGTGATGTGTTTGCCTCAGACAACAGCATTTCAGTTTGAATAGTGTGGAGAATGATACTTACTGCAcgcccttttttcttttcaaaaatacgGAGCACCTTCAAAGAAGGGCTGTTAGGTTCATTGCCCTTGATTAGATTGTGTTCACTTGGCGAGATTCCTTATCTAGGATCAAGCAAACTCTGATGGTGCAAAACTTAGGATAAGTAGTAAATGCTGACCTTTGCTTCTTGAGGCATGGTTGAAGGAATGCCCTTACTGCTAAGGCAACTCAGGTTGAACCTGGCATGCCACGGTTTCAGGTTGTAGAAAGTTTGCTTCATCGGGACATGGATGCTTGGGGTGAAGTGGTGGATATGATAGTGGCTTTTGTTCATCCTAATTATTCTTACTAGTGATCTAGGTGAGGAAGAGGACCTAGATTTGTAAGAATGAGCAATGATGCCTTCCTAGAGTAGGAAGCATCTTGAGAGGCTATCTTACCAAAATGCAAAGGAAAACAACAATAAGTTGATAAGCAATTAGACTAGATTTGTGGTTTATGGCATGTTTGATTTACATGAATGAGTAGGAATGGAATCACAATTTCAGGTGCCAATTCCCTTTTTCATGCTTGGATCAGCATGTGAATAATGGGATGGTGGTTCTGGGGAATGTTCATTCCACCAACTCCTTAAAATTTGGCATTCCACTCCATAGGCCATGGAATCAGCATTCCACTTCCAAGGCTAGAGCCATATGGActcataaaataaatgaaagtgaaagaattttatttatcaatatataaatttttcaataattattttaaattattaatcatctaatgtttttcaaatgattttataattttagtAAGTaccattttaaatgaaaatgcaaGTGTCCTTAAGTTTTATTTGTTAACCGATTCCTTTTCCGTATTTATTTTGCTAAAAGCCAAACAAAAGAAATCTTACTCTATTCCATTCCCAGAAActtgccaaacaaaaaaaaatgaaatctttgTTCGTTTCTATTCCATCtgttattcaattccatactgTCATACCAAATATGTCCTAAGTGGTGC
This genomic stretch from Eucalyptus grandis isolate ANBG69807.140 chromosome 3, ASM1654582v1, whole genome shotgun sequence harbors:
- the LOC104437679 gene encoding DEAD-box ATP-dependent RNA helicase 15 — encoded protein: MGETRDNDAYEEELLDYEEEEDKAMDSASAKVNGEATKKGYVGIHSSGFRDFLLKPELLRAIVDSGFEHPSEVQHECIPQAILGMDVICQAKSGMGKTAVFVLSTLQQIETVAGQVAALVLCHTRELAYQICHEFERFSKYLPEIKIAVFYGGVNVRIHKELLKNECPHIVVGTPGRILALARDKDLSLKNVRHFILDECDKMLESLDMRRDVQEIFKMTPHDKQVMMFSATLSKEIRPVCHKFMQDPMEIYVDEAKLTLHGLVQHYIKLSEGEKNRKLNDLLDALDFNQVVIFVKSVSRAAELNKLLVDCNFPSICIHSGMSQEERLTRYKGFKEGHKRILVATDLVGRGIDIERVNIVINYDMPDSADTYLHRVGRAGRFGTKGLAITFVSSASDSDTLNQVQARFEVDIKELPEQIDTSTYMPS
- the LOC104437678 gene encoding protein BUNDLE SHEATH DEFECTIVE 2, chloroplastic is translated as MASAPWSSPPSPSFYANSRSENQLTSPVPAHGIRPGDPGTTHRHPPTTTFRLVKAQAAKGDGRTKPKSMICTDCDGNGAVMCSQCKGSGVNSEDLFNGQFKAGDSCWLCGGRKHMLCGNCNGAGFIGGFMSTYDE